In the Rhinoderma darwinii isolate aRhiDar2 chromosome 13, aRhiDar2.hap1, whole genome shotgun sequence genome, one interval contains:
- the NOL11 gene encoding nucleolar protein 11, whose protein sequence is MAALCEEFTLCGLLSGTGVRRQQQQQDGLQGVEEAAERDTVLVTDSGRTVTLYKVSDQRPLGSWAVRQGQRITCPAVYNHGSGEYVVVHDEKVLRVWKDDDANFDKAFKATLSADVCRVHSLPGAEPFILFRGGALRFLDALLADPQQEIETVVTEDEKITWSRAFLEGEQPVLLFITEKHPDWFVYTWRPAFSACQRWSLPPATDGSRVLDFSATLKNKMASLMILFSSGHVRHSEISLAPCDPEVEAELVVSPLLQLPEPADAGALIVLDDSYIATLTPCAAQQRDRLCIWNTTFQTLQDNKEFTQKTWTQLWTHDSKLYIPHGTSLLVLRYTCEPSCLASALGKGTHKSAGDAVSIVNWEALTGKSEQPKATAPRRTPRRRRPPASSEEKSSFMEILSNIPTTPESQIPSLVQRVWMSEELAHLQTTVSSVTQGLVTRCKTESRFYPQSSFIKLIESGMLSYSLCPDLMTLCLEKQDVHTLQLCLEQFVDVPEGVLCACLKMFLTVDEEILSNTVMDTKSAASYVHVNEPPNPPEEAMEQEPAPVVQNGFSSPVVEEDSCDVQMLDKIMPETQGSPVSLRRAVLLNSVLTSPFSETFLLPHLKDVASEQVIILLSYLYYLYQKCSENVTLNLPGQERLSVTQILDWMNLILDAHFTVLVLLPKAKPLLRTLQKFVRAQMKFFSELNKIEGSLSELQNVQRRPRSHGRYAIEVLELY, encoded by the exons ATGGCGGCGTTGTGTGAGGAGTTCACGTTGTGCGGGCTGCTCTCCGGGACGGGggttaggcggcagcagcagcagcaggacgGGCTGCAGGGGGTGGAGGAGGCTGCGGAGCGAGACACGGTGCTGGTGACAGACAGCGGCCGGACCGTGACTTTATATAAG GTGTCGGACCAGAGGCCGCTGGGTAGTTGGGCGGTCAGACAGGGTCAGCGCATCACGTGTCCGGCGGTTTACAATCACGGCAGCGGGGAGTATGTGGTCGTACATGACGAGAAG GTCCTCCGGGTCTGGAAAGACGATGACGCCAATTTTGATAAAGCCTTTAAAGCGACG CTCTCCGCTGACGTTTGTCGGGTCCACAGCCTCCCGGGCGCTGAGCCTTTCATCTTGTTTCGGGGAGGAGCGCTTCGCTTTTTGGACGCTTTGCTTGCGGATCCACAGCAAGAAATCGAGACGGTTGTGACGGAGGACGAGAAGATCAC GTGGTCGCGGGCGTTCCTGGAGGGCGAGCAGCCGGTGTTACTATTCATTACAGAGAAG CATCCGGATTGGTTCGTGTACACGTGGCGTCCTGCGTTCAGCGCCTGTCAGAGGTGGAGCCTACCGCCGGCCACAGACGGCTCCAGAGTGTTGGATTTTTCGGCAACTCTGAAAAACAAGATGGCGTCTCTAATGATCTTGT TTTCCAGCGGACACGTGCGTCATTCTGAGATTTCCCTGGCACCATGTGACCCGGAGGTGGAGGCGGAGCTTGTGGTGTCTCCTCTCCTCCAGCTGCCGGAGCCTGCGGACGCCGGAGCGTTAATCGTACTAGATGACTCCTATATAGCGACACTCACGCCCTGCGCCGCACAGCAGAGAG ATCGTCTCTGTATATGGAACACGACTTTCCAGACGTTACAGGATAACAAGGAGTTCACCCAGAAAACATGGACGCAG CTCTGGACACACGACAGTAAGCTTTACATCCCACACGGAACCTCCTTACTGGTGCTGCGCTACACCTGCGAGCCGTCCTGTCTGGCGTCTGCACTCGGCAAAGGAACCCACAAATCAG CCGGCGACGCCGTCTCCATAGTGAACTGGGAAGCGTTAACCGGAAAAAGTGAACAACCCAAAGCGACCGCACCCAGGAGGACG CCTAGAAGAAGACGACCCCCGGCCAGCAGTGAGGAGAAGAGCTCGTTCATGGAGATTCTCTCCAATATCCCG ACGACCCCCGAGTCTCAGATCCCTTCCCTGGTGCAGCGCGTCTGGATGAGCGAGGAGCTGGCGCACCTTCAGACCACCGTCAGCAGCGTAACGCAGGGACTCGTAACTCGCTGCAAGACAGAGTCCAGGTTCTACCCGCAGAGCTCCTTCATTAAACTCATAGAGTCCGGCATGTTGTCCTACAG CTTGTGCCCGGATTTGATGACCCTCTGCCTGGAGAAGCAGGACGTCCACACATTGCAGCTGTGCCTGGAGCAGTTTGTAGACGTCCCGGAAGGCGTCCTCTGCGCGTGTTTAAAGATGTTCCTCAC TGTCGATGAGGAAATCCTCAGTAACACCGTCATGGACACAAAGTCTGCAGCGTCTTATGTCCATGTGAACGAACCCCCAAATCCCCCCGAGGAGGCGATGGAGCAGGAGCCCGCGCCGGTGGTACAGAACGGCTTCAGCAGCCCCGTTGTAGAGGAGGACAGCTGTGACGTCCAGATGTTGGACAAGATCATGCCGGAGACGCAGGGCTCCCCAGTCAGCTTAAGGCGCGCCGTCCTCCT AAACTCTGTTCTCACCTCCCCGTTCAGCGAGACCTTCCTCCTGCCTCATCTGAAGGACGTGGCCTCTGAACAAGTCATT ATCCTCCTGAGTTACCTCTATTACCTGTACCAGAAATGCAGCGAGAACGTCACGCTGAACCTCCCGGGACAGGAGCGGCTGTCCGTCACGCAG atcttagATTGGATGAATCTGATTCTTGATGCCCATTTCACTGTGTTGGTTCTGCTGCCCAAAGCTAAACCCCTGCTACGCACCCTACAGAAGTTTGTGAGAGCCCAG ATGAAATTTTTCTCTGAGTTGAACAAGATAGAAGGAAGTTTATCCGAATTACAGAATGTGCAGCGGCGGCCGCGGAGCCATGGACGATACGCCATCGAGGTCCTGGAGCTTTATTAA